In Phacochoerus africanus isolate WHEZ1 chromosome 1, ROS_Pafr_v1, whole genome shotgun sequence, the following are encoded in one genomic region:
- the EFCAB12 gene encoding EF-hand calcium-binding domain-containing protein 12 — protein sequence MDDSSEEYEALFRSLLAFYQSKSLFDNENTSKDPVFNPELVIAHCFKQFKQEDFHLPRSRRRIFILPPKEDAMPANPTPQTQAPPQPSPSLEALEIGDVQEQPEDSVWLSQRLKLRQDLESFGNIEKWLQNKPRLTPSEAKVFHWIHKEHDDWLMAQQATTARATKKKTLRPSRLLVPQLRLPRPPALSALYAYLHSQKIKILEIFNKVDRGENQRISREEFIMALKAVGAPLKSRDVEDIVIYLSSLGKHNSITTDSLTSTYKQWSLAQQKSTLATAAEYYRPAKQSASPQSPSKKQRENSTPQPPKMDLLTVPVVDMGTEARPMTLEEMEDVGKRYRERRRQSKLEVPSIQYTERCRLVRSGNEHFDEHCLPSTIQGEMGEIINRSRTDTFLVYLQCWKLCEAYGLPLTEDILMRALLYPGDKIIFQKDQVRPIRQPGGYYSDLRTFSPNLALLRFQGTSQPTDKKPDNRKMPTKNKKIHFKEFEEFTRKLKEKRPSGPQRTHPNFFWPGHLLDKLQLYLPTMTVDRSLALFSCVRRTPQAYSVTYHPNHWWPIKAMNYMTCAYYDAPEIYHI from the exons CGTTTTACCAGTCTAAGTCCTTGTTTGACAATGAAAACACCAGCAAGGATCCTGTCTTCAACCCTGAGCTGGTCATCGCCCACTGCTTCAAGCAGTTCAAGCAGGAGGACTTCCACCTGCCTCGGAGTCGCCGGCGGATCTTCATCTTGCCTCCCAAGGAAGATGCGATGCCCGCCAACCCCACACCCCAAACCCAGGCTCCCCCACAGCCTAGCCCCAGCCTCGAAGCCCTGGAAATTGGGGACGTCCAAGAACAGCCAGAGGACTCAGTCTGGCTGAGCCAGAGGCTGAAGCTTCGGCAGGACCTGGAGTCATTTGGCAACATAGAGAAGTGGCTGCAGAACAAGCCTAGACTCACACCTTCTGAGGCCAAAGTCTTCCACTGGATCCACAAGGAGCATGATGATTGGCTGATGGCCCAGCAGGCTACTACTGCCAGAGCCACCAAG AAGAAAACCCTCCGACCTTCCCGCCTGCTGGTGCCACAGCTCCGACTGCCCAGACCCCCTGCCCTGTCAGCCTTGTACGCCTACCTGCACAGCCAGAAGATCAAGATCCTGGAGATATTTAACAAGGTGGACCGGGGCGAGAACCAGAGGATCTCCAGGGAGGAGTTCATCATGGCTCTGAAGGCA GTGGGAGCCCCTCTGAAAAGCCGGGACGTGGAGGATATCGTGATCTATCTCAGCTCCTTGGGGAAGCACAACAGCATCACCACAGACAGCCTGACCAGCACCTACAAGCAGTGGtccttggctcagcagaaaagcaCCCTGGCAACAGCAGCGGAGT ATTATAGACCTGCCAAGCAGAGTGCTTCCCCACAGAGTCCAtcaaagaagcagagagagaattcAACCCCACAGCCTCCCAAGATGGATCTGCTGACTGTGCCAGTGGTCGATATGGGGACAGAGGCTCGGCCCATGACCCTGGAGGAGATGGAAGACGTCGGCAAGCGGTACCGTGAGAGGAGGCGGCAGAGCAAG CTCGAGGTCCCCTCCATCCAGTACACAGAGCGCTGCCGTCTGGTGCGCAGCGGGAATGAGCACTTCGATGAGCACTGCCTCCCGTCCACCATCCAGGGGGAGATGGGAGAGATCATCAACAGGTCCCGCACAGACACCTTTCTGGTCTACCTGCAGTGCTGGAAGCTCTGCGAGGCCTATGGCCTCCCACTGACCGAGGATATCCTCATGAGAG CCCTGTTGTACCCTGGAGACAAGATCATTTTTCAGAAGGACCAGGTGCGCCCGATTCGGCAGCCTGGAGGCTACTACTCAGACCTGAGGACCTTCAGCCCgaacctggccctgctcaggttCCAGGGCACCTCCCAGCCTACAGATAAGAAGCCTGACAA TAGGAAAATgccaacaaaaaacaagaaaatacacTTCAAGGAGTTTGAGGAATTCACCAG AAAGCTGAAGGAGAAGAGGCCTAGTGGTCCTCAGCGAACTCATCCCAATTTCTTCTGGCCGGGTCACCTCCTGGACAAGCTGCAGCTCTACCTACCCACCATGACCGTGGACCGCAGCCTGGCACTCTTCAGTTGTGTCCGACGCACACCCCAAGCCTACTCAGTCACCTACCACCCGAACCACTGGTGGCCCATTAAAGCCATGAACTACATGACCTGTGCCTACTACGATGCCCCTGAGATCTATCACATCTAG
- the RPL32 gene encoding 60S ribosomal protein L32 has translation MAALRPLVKPKIVKKRTKKFIRHQSDRYVKIKRNWRKPRGIDNRVRRRFKGQILMPNIGYGSNKKTKHMLPSGFRKFLVHNVKELEVLLMCNKSYCAEIAHNVSSKNRKAIVERAAQLAIRVTNPNARLRSEENE, from the exons ATGGCTGCTCTCAGACCCCTTGTGAAGCCCAAGATCGTCAAAAAGAGGACCAAGAAGTTCATCCGGCACCAGTCAGACCGATATGTCAAAATTAAG CGGAACTGGCGGAAACCCAGAGGCATTGACAACAGGGTGCGGAGAAGGTTCAAGGGCCAGATCTTGATGCCCAACATTGGTTATGGgagcaacaagaaaacaaagcacaTGCTGCCCAGTGGCTTCCGGAAGTTTCTGGTACACAATGTAAAGGAGCTTGAAGTGCTGCTAATGTGCAACAA atcatACTGTGCTGAGATTGCTCACAACGTCTCTTCCAAGAACCGCAAAGCCATTGTCGAGAGAGCGGCCCAACTGGCCATCAGGGTCACCAATCCCAATGCCAGGCTGCGCAGCGAAGAAAATGAATAg